In Arachis stenosperma cultivar V10309 chromosome 1, arast.V10309.gnm1.PFL2, whole genome shotgun sequence, one DNA window encodes the following:
- the LOC130961139 gene encoding acid beta-fructofuranosidase-like isoform X1 has translation MLSWQRTAFHFQPDKNWMNDPNGPVYYKEWYHFFYQYNPNDAVWGDIVWGHAVSRDMIHWLYLPIAMVPDQWYDANGVWTGSATILSDGQLVMLYTGSTNESVQVQNLAYPADPSDPLLLNWTKYDKNPVLSPPPGIHYRDFRDPTTAMLTSEGKWRISIGSKINKTGIALIYDTEDFKNFELKNGWLRAVQGTGMWECVDFYPVSSINDVGLDTSAYGDGVKHVVKVSLDDDRNDYYAIGSYDEKLASFLPDDVKNDVGIGLRYDYGNFYASKTFFDPSKQRRILWGWITEYDSECVDRTKGWASLQGIPRTVRLDRKTWSNLIQWPVEEVNSLRLRSSEFKDLKAKPGSVVPLQVETATQLDIVAEFEVDKEALKTTLPESDTDYICESSGGASGRGALGPFGLLVLADAGLSEFTPLYFYVSKGLNGSLRTTFCSDQSRSSVATNVNKKVLGSVVPVFGGEKLSLRVLVDHSIVESFAQGGRTCVTSRVYPTRAIYGAAKLFVFNNATDATVTASIKVWQMNSAFIRPYHPETDT, from the exons ATGCTCTCGTGGCAGAGGACTGCCTTCCACTTCCAGCCCGATAAGAACTGGATGAACG ATCCTAATG GTCCTGTATACTACAAGGAATGGTATCACTTCTTCTACCAGTATAATCCAAACGATGCCGTTTGGGGTGACATAGTTTGGGGCCACGCAGTGTCAAGGGACATGATACATTGGCTTTACCTTCCAATCGCAATGGTTCCAGACCAATGGTACGATGCAAATGGTGTGTGGACCGGCTCAGCCACCATCTTATCCGATGGCCAACTCGTCATGCTCTACACCGGTTCGACCAACGAGTCGGTTCAAGTACAAAACCTGGCTTATCCGGCTGATCCTTCCGACCCTCTCCTTCTGAATTGGACCAAGTACGACAAAAACCCGGTTCTATCCCCTCCTCCGGGCATTCATTACCGCGACTTCCGCGATCCGACGACGGCCATGCTGACGTCGGAAGGCAAGTGGCGTATCAGCATTGGGTCCAAGATCAACAAAACCGGCATTGCGCTTATCTATGATACTGAGGATTTCAAAAATTTCGAGCTCAAGAATGGGTGGCTCCGGGCCGTGCAGGGAACCGGTATGTGGGAGTGCGTTGACTTTTATCCAGTGTCAAGCATCAATGATGTTGGATTGGATACCTCTGCCTATGGGGATGGTGTTAAGCATGTGGTGAAGGTGAGCTTGGATGATGATAGAAATGATTACTATGCAATTGGTTCTTATGATGAGAAGCTTGCAAGCTTCTTGCCTGATGATGTTAAGAATGATGTTGGTATTGGACTGAGGTATGACTATGGTAATTTCTATGCTTCCAAGACATTCTTTGATCCAAGTAAGCAAAGGAGAATCTTGTGGGGTTGGATTACAGAGTATGATAGCGAGTGTGTTGATAGAACCAAGGGCTGGGCATCACTTCAG GGCATTCCGAGGACAGTGAGACTTGATAGGAAGACATGGAGCAATTTGATTCAGTGGCCTGTTGAGGAGGTGAATAGTTTAAGATTGAGAAGCAGTGAGTTTAAGGATTTGAAGGCCAAGCCTGGTTCAGTTGTTCCACTACAAGTTGAAACAGCCACACAG TTGGATATTGTTGCGGAATTTGAAGTAGACAAGGAAGCACTGAAGACAACATTACCGGAGAGCGATACAGACTACATTTGCGAAAGCAGCGGCGGAGCTTCTGGCCGTGGTGCCTTGGGACCTTTTGGTCTTCTTGTGTTAGCAGATGCTGGACTTTCTGAATTTACTCCTTTGTACTTCTATGTCTCCAAAGGACTCAATGGAAGTCTTCGCACTACTTTCTGCTCTGACCAGTCAAG GTCTTCTGTAGCAACGAATGTTAACAAGAAGGTGTTAGGTAGCGTTGTGCCAGTTTTTGGAGGTGAAAAGTTGTCTTTAAGAGTACTGGTGGACCATTCTATAGTTGAAAGCTTTGCTCAAGGTGGAAGGACTTGTGTCACATCTCGGGTGTATCCAACAAGAGCAATCTATGGAGCTGCCAAATTATTCGTCTTCAACAATGCAACTGATGCCACTGTCACAGCATCAATCAAAGTTTGGCAGATGAACTCCGCATTTATTCGCCCATACCACCCTGAAACTGACACTTAG
- the LOC130961139 gene encoding acid beta-fructofuranosidase-like isoform X2 has protein sequence MLSWQRTAFHFQPDKNWMNGPVYYKEWYHFFYQYNPNDAVWGDIVWGHAVSRDMIHWLYLPIAMVPDQWYDANGVWTGSATILSDGQLVMLYTGSTNESVQVQNLAYPADPSDPLLLNWTKYDKNPVLSPPPGIHYRDFRDPTTAMLTSEGKWRISIGSKINKTGIALIYDTEDFKNFELKNGWLRAVQGTGMWECVDFYPVSSINDVGLDTSAYGDGVKHVVKVSLDDDRNDYYAIGSYDEKLASFLPDDVKNDVGIGLRYDYGNFYASKTFFDPSKQRRILWGWITEYDSECVDRTKGWASLQGIPRTVRLDRKTWSNLIQWPVEEVNSLRLRSSEFKDLKAKPGSVVPLQVETATQLDIVAEFEVDKEALKTTLPESDTDYICESSGGASGRGALGPFGLLVLADAGLSEFTPLYFYVSKGLNGSLRTTFCSDQSRSSVATNVNKKVLGSVVPVFGGEKLSLRVLVDHSIVESFAQGGRTCVTSRVYPTRAIYGAAKLFVFNNATDATVTASIKVWQMNSAFIRPYHPETDT, from the exons ATGCTCTCGTGGCAGAGGACTGCCTTCCACTTCCAGCCCGATAAGAACTGGATGAACG GTCCTGTATACTACAAGGAATGGTATCACTTCTTCTACCAGTATAATCCAAACGATGCCGTTTGGGGTGACATAGTTTGGGGCCACGCAGTGTCAAGGGACATGATACATTGGCTTTACCTTCCAATCGCAATGGTTCCAGACCAATGGTACGATGCAAATGGTGTGTGGACCGGCTCAGCCACCATCTTATCCGATGGCCAACTCGTCATGCTCTACACCGGTTCGACCAACGAGTCGGTTCAAGTACAAAACCTGGCTTATCCGGCTGATCCTTCCGACCCTCTCCTTCTGAATTGGACCAAGTACGACAAAAACCCGGTTCTATCCCCTCCTCCGGGCATTCATTACCGCGACTTCCGCGATCCGACGACGGCCATGCTGACGTCGGAAGGCAAGTGGCGTATCAGCATTGGGTCCAAGATCAACAAAACCGGCATTGCGCTTATCTATGATACTGAGGATTTCAAAAATTTCGAGCTCAAGAATGGGTGGCTCCGGGCCGTGCAGGGAACCGGTATGTGGGAGTGCGTTGACTTTTATCCAGTGTCAAGCATCAATGATGTTGGATTGGATACCTCTGCCTATGGGGATGGTGTTAAGCATGTGGTGAAGGTGAGCTTGGATGATGATAGAAATGATTACTATGCAATTGGTTCTTATGATGAGAAGCTTGCAAGCTTCTTGCCTGATGATGTTAAGAATGATGTTGGTATTGGACTGAGGTATGACTATGGTAATTTCTATGCTTCCAAGACATTCTTTGATCCAAGTAAGCAAAGGAGAATCTTGTGGGGTTGGATTACAGAGTATGATAGCGAGTGTGTTGATAGAACCAAGGGCTGGGCATCACTTCAG GGCATTCCGAGGACAGTGAGACTTGATAGGAAGACATGGAGCAATTTGATTCAGTGGCCTGTTGAGGAGGTGAATAGTTTAAGATTGAGAAGCAGTGAGTTTAAGGATTTGAAGGCCAAGCCTGGTTCAGTTGTTCCACTACAAGTTGAAACAGCCACACAG TTGGATATTGTTGCGGAATTTGAAGTAGACAAGGAAGCACTGAAGACAACATTACCGGAGAGCGATACAGACTACATTTGCGAAAGCAGCGGCGGAGCTTCTGGCCGTGGTGCCTTGGGACCTTTTGGTCTTCTTGTGTTAGCAGATGCTGGACTTTCTGAATTTACTCCTTTGTACTTCTATGTCTCCAAAGGACTCAATGGAAGTCTTCGCACTACTTTCTGCTCTGACCAGTCAAG GTCTTCTGTAGCAACGAATGTTAACAAGAAGGTGTTAGGTAGCGTTGTGCCAGTTTTTGGAGGTGAAAAGTTGTCTTTAAGAGTACTGGTGGACCATTCTATAGTTGAAAGCTTTGCTCAAGGTGGAAGGACTTGTGTCACATCTCGGGTGTATCCAACAAGAGCAATCTATGGAGCTGCCAAATTATTCGTCTTCAACAATGCAACTGATGCCACTGTCACAGCATCAATCAAAGTTTGGCAGATGAACTCCGCATTTATTCGCCCATACCACCCTGAAACTGACACTTAG